The following DNA comes from Streptomyces sp. Ag109_O5-10.
GGTGCACAGCCGCTTCACGCCGTAGCGGCGGTGGTGGTCGGCAACGAACTGGAAGCGGTTCACCAGCGCGTCTCCCCGGCGAAATACTTCGCCGCCTTGCGCAGGATCTCGCGTTCTTCCTCCAGCTCGCGGACCTTCTGGCGCAGAGCGGCGTTCTCCGCCTCCAGCGGAGTGGGCGGCTCGGCGGGTACCTCTGCCCGGCGTCCCCGCGGCCGGCTCGCGCCGGCTGCCCGCACCCAGTTCCGCAAGGTCTCGGGGTTGATCCCCAGATCGGCGGCAACCTGCCGGATCGTCGCCTGGGGCCGCGACTGGTACAGCGCGACCGCGTCCGCCTTGAACTGCGGCGGATAGTTCTTCATGACCACGAGATGTCCGTCCTCAGATCCTCAGGATCCAGTGTCTCGTGTGTCCAAGATCAGGGGGCAAGGCCCGCTGACCTTCTACAACACTCGACGCCGACACACCGCGCTCGCAGGCCAGCCCCCGATCAGCCGCCTGTCACCAAAGTCATGACCGAGTACATCTAGCCGCCCTTCGCCTCGATCGGCGGCGCGGTCACGTTCCCGTGGGTGCGGCACTCCGGGCGGACGCAGCCCGGCGCCGGCCGGCGGACCATGGCGAAGGCCAGGGCGGAGCCGACCACCAGGACGCCGGCGCAGACGGGCATGGCCCGGTCGAACGCGGCGTCGAACGCCGAGGGCGACCGGTACGCCTCCGGGCCCATCCCGGCGATGAGCGGCAGCGCCGCCACCGCGATCAGGCTGGCGGCGCGGGCCGCCGCGTTGTTGATGCCGCTGGCGACGCCCGCCCGGGCCGTGTCCACGGAGGCGAGGACCGAGGCGGTGAGCGGGGCCACCAGGGTGACCATGCCGACGCCCTGGACCAGGACCGCCGGGAGGACGTCGGTCAGGTAGTTCGCGTGTTCGCCGACGCGCAGCATCAGGAGCATCGCGGTGGCACACAGCAGCGGGCCCACCGTGAGCGGGATGCGCGGGCCGATGCGGTCGGCCAGGGCACCCGAGCGGGCCGAGAAGAGCAGCATCAAAGCCGTCGTCGGCAGCAGGGCGGTGCCCGCGGCCAGCGCCGAGTAGCCCGCCACCACCTGGAGTTGGAGCGCGGTGAGGAAGAAGTAGCCGCCGAACGCGCCGTACACGCACAGGGTGACGATGTTCAGCGCCGTGAACTGGCGGGACGCGAAGATGTCCAGCGGGAGCATCGGGTCCTGGCGGTGCTTCTCGACGTACACGAAGGCCACGCCGGCCGCGACGCCCGCGACGGCGAGCAGCGAGGTGGTCCCGGCCTCGATCAGCGCGAAGGTCACCAGACCGAGAGCCAGGGCGCCCAGTACCGCGCCGAGGATGTCGAAGCGGCCGTGGGCGCGGCCGTCGGCGGACTCGGGGACGTGCCGCAGCGCGACGGGGACGCAGAGCAGGGCCAGCGGGACGTTGAGGAGGAAGACCCAGCGCCAGCCGGGACCGTCCACCAGCCAGCCGCCGAGGAAGGGCCCCACCGCCGCGCCGATGCCGCCGAAGCCGGACCACAGGCCGACCGCGCGGGCCCGGTCGTCGGGGTGGAAGGAGGCCTGGATGAGGGCCAGGGAGCCTGGGGTGAGCAGGGCGCCGCCGATGCCCTGGAGGGCGCGGGCGCCGATCAGGACGGCGTCGGTCGGGGCCAGGCCGCACATCAGGGAGGCGGCCGCGAACCAGACGACCCCGATCACGAAGACCTTCCGGCGGCCGAACTGGTCGCCGAGCGAGCCGCCGAGCAGGATCAGGCCGGCCAGCGTCAGCATGTACGCGTTGATCGTCCACTGGAGCGCGGACAGGCTCGCGTCCAGGTCGTCGCCGATGCGGGGCAGGGCGACGTTGACGACCGTCGAGTCCAGCAGCGCCATGCTGGAGCCGAGGACCGTGGTGATCAGGATCCACTTGCCCTGGGCTGAGGCGATCCGGACGTCTGGCATGGTTCCAGGTATACAGCGGACCCGGCGCCGTAGACAGACGAGCGCCGGGTCCTGACCGTAATGCGGCTTACTTGATCTTGTTGCCCGCCGAGCGCAGGTTCTGCGCGGCCTCGACGACGCGCGCGGCCATGCCGGCCTCGGCCGACTTGCCCCAGGTGCGCGGGTCGTAGGTCTTCTTGGAGCCGACCTCGCCGTCGACCTTGAGGACGCCGTCGTAGTTCTTGAACATGTGATCGGCGACCGGACGGGTGAAGGCGTACTGGGTGTCGGTGTCGAGGTTCATCTTCACGACGCCGTTCTCCAGCGCGGTCAGGATCTCCTGCTCGGTGGAGCCGGAGCCGCCGTGGAAGACGAAGTCGAACGGCGACTGCTTGCCGAACTTGGCGGCCACGCCGTCGGCCAGCTCCTTCAGCAGGTCGGGGCGGAGCACGACGTTGCCCGGCTTGTACACGCCGTGCACGTTGCCGAAGGAGGCGGCGAGCAGGTAGCGGCCCTTCTCACCGAGGCCCAGCGCCTCGGCGGTGCGGATCGCGTCCTCGACGGTCGTGTAGAGGGAGTCGTTGATCTCGTGGGAGACGCCGTCCTCCTCGCCGCCGGTCGGGGTGATCTCGACCTCGAGGATGATGTTGGCGCGGCGGGCCTGCTCCAGGAGCTCCTGCGCGATGGCCAGGTTGTCGGCGAGGGTCTCGGCGGAGCCGTCCCACATGTGCGACTGGAAGAGCGGGTTGCGGCCGT
Coding sequences within:
- a CDS encoding MFS transporter, whose translation is MPDVRIASAQGKWILITTVLGSSMALLDSTVVNVALPRIGDDLDASLSALQWTINAYMLTLAGLILLGGSLGDQFGRRKVFVIGVVWFAAASLMCGLAPTDAVLIGARALQGIGGALLTPGSLALIQASFHPDDRARAVGLWSGFGGIGAAVGPFLGGWLVDGPGWRWVFLLNVPLALLCVPVALRHVPESADGRAHGRFDILGAVLGALALGLVTFALIEAGTTSLLAVAGVAAGVAFVYVEKHRQDPMLPLDIFASRQFTALNIVTLCVYGAFGGYFFLTALQLQVVAGYSALAAGTALLPTTALMLLFSARSGALADRIGPRIPLTVGPLLCATAMLLMLRVGEHANYLTDVLPAVLVQGVGMVTLVAPLTASVLASVDTARAGVASGINNAAARAASLIAVAALPLIAGMGPEAYRSPSAFDAAFDRAMPVCAGVLVVGSALAFAMVRRPAPGCVRPECRTHGNVTAPPIEAKGG
- the fbaA gene encoding class II fructose-bisphosphate aldolase — translated: MPIATPEVYNEMLDRAKAGKFAYPAINVTSSQTLHAALRGFAEAESDGIVQISTGGAEFLGGQYKKDMVTGAVALAEFAHVVAEKYPVNVALHTDHCPKDKLDAYVRPLLAISEERVKNGRNPLFQSHMWDGSAETLADNLAIAQELLEQARRANIILEVEITPTGGEEDGVSHEINDSLYTTVEDAIRTAEALGLGEKGRYLLAASFGNVHGVYKPGNVVLRPDLLKELADGVAAKFGKQSPFDFVFHGGSGSTEQEILTALENGVVKMNLDTDTQYAFTRPVADHMFKNYDGVLKVDGEVGSKKTYDPRTWGKSAEAGMAARVVEAAQNLRSAGNKIK